From one Mobula birostris isolate sMobBir1 chromosome 18, sMobBir1.hap1, whole genome shotgun sequence genomic stretch:
- the LOC140211880 gene encoding uncharacterized protein, with translation MPMHRDMGFRTQTWSRGTASSLKQSPLSAALLQRPSDSLQLYQSGAFSEDHSAVSLNEKLLLQGLNDRFAGFIDKVRQLEQQNQGLETDIAALRESQSNRSGLASFYEPEMLELRNLLLETENQKTQVLLERDHLKEKVQRLKEKFEAEVQARLDTEASLQACKKDQGNSNLVRLELERKVQSLTDEILFLKQNHEEEMSDLFSQVQASQVSVEMKDFTKPDLAGALRAIRSQMEGCASVNMQHAEEWFTSKVAKLNDAAAINKEALQSTRQEISEYSRQLQCKNIELETLRGRKESLEKQLSDTEARHDGELIQYQDAIQQLENELKSTKQEMSRHLREYQDLLNVKMALDVEIASYRKLLEGEETRFGDFTPSTYTYKPQPIAHTAYVTTKTKATSTKVMPQYRFVEEIISATTKEINMAELEAVDYKPVDDQEVKPEGEAAEKEEDVEEEDGKPKASTEEEEQEEKEADEAEDKGVGEQEPAKEAIDEEKAEDKDEEKVEKAEEVEKAEVDKDEEKVEKAEQDKVEEKVEKAEEVEKAEVDKDEEKVEKAEQAEEDKDEEKVEKAEDDKDEEKIEKGDEKAEKIEEDKAEEMIEKTKEDKGEEKVEKTEEKVEEEEEEKVEGKEGEKVEEPEEELVKGKEGEKVEEPEEEKVEKAERKDEEKVEEKAVEEKPKVKDGEKVEKTEEKSKEEKVEDRKAAEVAKDEKVEEVVGQAEEKVKGKAEEKEDGEKAKEKEDGEKAEEAKDEEKISKEKSEEKEVSKMKEGEGANGDSQTGVEHIEGKPKEKAEEARDSETKAVTEEGTSETTEITAEGDKTQVAEGTETGPIEHKEAKLTESGAKDGAATTGKGQ, from the exons atgcccaTGCATCGAGACATGGGCTTTCGCACTCAGACCTGGTCCAGAGGAACCGCTTCGTCCCTCAAGCAGAGTCCGCTATCTGCCGCCCTGCTTCAGAGGCCCTCGGACAGCTTGCAGCTCTATCAGTCGGGAGCCTTCTCCGAGGATCACAGCGCGGTCAGCCTGAATGAGAAGCTGCTGCTGCAAGGGCTGAACGACCGCTTCGCCGGATTCATTGACAAGGTCCGGCAGCTGGAACAGCAGAATCAGGGGCTGGAGACGGATATCGCTGCTCTGAGAGAGAGCCAAAGCAACCGATCTGGCCTCGCCAGCTTCTACGAACCTGAAATGTTAGAGTTACGAAACCTCCTCCTGGAGACTGAAAACCAGAAGACACAGGTTCTCCTGGAGCGAGACCACCTGAAGGAGAAAGTCCAGCGGCTAAAGGAAAAGTTCGAGGCCGAGGTACAAGCTCGTCTGGACACCGAGGCGAGCCTGCAGGCTTGTAAGAAAGACCAGGGCAACAGCAACCTGGTGAGGCTGGAGCTGGAAAGGAAGGTGCAGTCTCTGACGGACGAAATCCTTTTTCTCAAGCAGAACCACGAGGAAGAAATGTCCGACCTGTTCTCTCAGGTCCAAGCTTCACAGGTCAGCGTGGAAATGAAGGATTTTACCAAGCCCGATTTGGCCGGAGCCCTGAGAGCGATTCGATCGCAGATGGAAGGGTGCGCCAGCGTTAACATGCAACATGCGGAGGAGTGGTTCACCTCCAAGGTAGCCAAACTCAACGATGCAGCAGCCATCAACAAGGAGGCCCTACAGAGTACCAGGCAGGAGATCAGCGAGTACAGTCGGCAGCTTCAGTGCAAGAACATCGAACTAGAAACACTGAGAGGCCGGAAGGAGTCTCTGGAGAAGCAGCTGAGTGATACTGAGGCCAGGCACGACGGAGAATTGATCCAGTACCAG GATGCCATCCAACAGCTAGAAAACGAGCTTAAAAGTACGAAGCAGGAAATGAGCCGCCACCTGAGGGAGTATCAAGACCTGCTGAACGTCAAAATGGCCTTGGACGTGGAGATCGCCTCCTACAG AAAACTCCTTGAAGGGGAAGAGACAAGATTTGGTGACTTCACTCCCTCAACATATACATATAAGCCACAGCCTATAGCACACACAGCTTATGTGACGACCAAGACAAAAGCCACCTCCACAAAGGTTATGCCTCAATACAGGTTTGTAGAAGAAATCATTAGTGCAACAACAAAGGAAATTAATATGGCAGAATTGGAAGCTGTTGACTACAAGCCAGTGGATGATCAGGAAGTAAAACCAGAAGGTGAAGCAGCAGAGAAAGAGGAAGATGTGGAGGAGGAAGATGGCAAACCAAAAGCATCAACTGAAGAGGAGGAGCAAGAGGAAAAGGAAGCCGATGAGGCAGAAGATAAAGGTGTGGGTGAACAGGAACCAGCAAAGGAGGCTATTGATGAAGAAAAGGCTGAAGATAAGGATGAAGAGAAGGTTGAAAAGGCTGAAGAGGTTGAGAAGGCTGAAGTGGATAAGGATGAAGAGAAGGTTGAAAAGGCTGAACAGGATAAGGTTGAAGAGAAGGTTGAAAAGGCTGAAGAGGTTGAGAAGGCTGAAGTGGATAAGGATGAAGAGAAGGTTGAAAAGGCTGaacaggctgaagaggataagGATGAAGAGAAGGTTGAAAAGGCTGAAGATGATAAGGATGAAGAGAAGATTGAAAAAGGTGATGAGAAGGCTGAAAAGATTGAAGAGGACAAGGCTGAAGAGATGATTGAAAAGACAAAGGAGGATAAGGGTGAAGAGAAAGTTGAAAAGACTGAAGAGAAGgttgaagaggaagaagaggaaaaggttgaaggaaaggaaggagagaaagTTGAAGAGCCCGAGGAGGAACTGGTCaaaggaaaggaaggagagaaagTTGAAGAGCCGGAGGAGGAAAAGGTTGAAAAGGCTGAAAGAAAGGATGAAGAGAAAGTTGAAGAGAAGGCAGTCGAGGAAAAACCCAAAGTAAAGGATGGAGAGAAGGTTGAGAAGACAGAAGAGAAGTCTAAAGAGGAAAAAGTTGAAGATAGGAAGGCAGCAGAAGTAGCAAAGGATGAGAAAGTTGAAGAGGTTGTAGGGCAGGCAGAAGAAAAGGTTAAAGGaaaggcagaagagaaggaagatggagagaaggcaaaagagaaggaagatggagagaaggcagaagaagcaAAGGATGAAGAAAAGATTTCTAAAGAAAAATCTGAAGAGAAAGAGGTTTCTAAAATGAAAGAGGGTGAAGGGGCGAATGGAGACTCACAGACAGGTGTCGAGCACATTGAGGGAAAACCAAAAGAAAAGGCTGAAGAGGCAAGAGATTCAGAAACCAAAGCAGTGACGGAGGAAGGAACCAGTGAAACAACAGAGATCACAGCTGAGGGAGACAAGACCCAGGTGGCTGAGGGTACAGAAACCGGGCCCATAGAACATAAAGAGGCAAAGTTAACAGAAAGTGGAGCTAAGGATGGAGCAGCCACCACAGGAAAAGGCCAGTAA